The Elaeis guineensis isolate ETL-2024a chromosome 13, EG11, whole genome shotgun sequence genome includes a region encoding these proteins:
- the LOC105033600 gene encoding uncharacterized protein isoform X1: MLQLLFAVAFSAAPLTLYVPPVRSLNPFLEAVEMFVREAAVYTLRAYPRVRLGLRRIFASLNRALSKSKKKRRRKEIQLGGRLLVTLSLDWISGVLKLIGAKEMGQPKLICGKKA; the protein is encoded by the exons ATGCTGCAGTTGCTGTTCGCGGTGGCGTTCTCGGCGGCGCCGCTGACGCTGTACGTGCCGCCGGTGAGGAGCCTCAACCCGTTCTTGGAAGCGGTGGAGATGTTCGTCAGGGAGGCGGCCGTGTATACTCTCCGCGCATATCCCCGCGTCCGACTCGGCCTTCGCCGGATCTTTGCCTCCCTCAATCGTGCCCTTAG CAAATCCAAGAAGAAACGACGAAGGAAAGAAATCCAGTTGGGTGGAAGGCTCCTTGTGACGCTTTCACTAGACTGGATCTCTGGCGTTCTGAAACTAATAGGgg CCAAGGAAATGGGACAGCCAAAGCTCATTTGTGGCAAGAAAGCCTAA